A stretch of the Larimichthys crocea isolate SSNF chromosome IX, L_crocea_2.0, whole genome shotgun sequence genome encodes the following:
- the LOC113746457 gene encoding cytochrome b ascorbate-dependent protein 3-like, with amino-acid sequence MFCLTYVLCLCLLCLRFVTSQWRGGFSREGSGLQFIWHPVLMVSGLLVLYGNVVTWMQKKHIWKLLGLFAVFDFHIPDLYSLHSWVGICTVVLFTFQVLQFLVTVPDVQV; translated from the exons ATGTTCTGCCTCACCTACGTGCTGTGCCTGTGTTTGCTCTGTCTGCGGTTTGTGACCTCACAGTGGAGAGGTGGATTCTCCAGGGAGGGTTCAGGTCTGCAGTTCATCTGGCATCCCGTCCTGATGGTGTCTGGACTGCTGGTTCTGTATGGCAACG TGGTCACCTGGATGCAGAAGAAGCACATCTGGAAGCTG CTGggtctgtttgctgtgtttgacTTCCACATACCTGACCTGTACTCTCTGCACAGCTGGGTGGGCATCTGTACTGTAGTACTGTTTACATTCCAG GTGCTCCAGTTTCTTGTCACAGTCCCAGACGTGCAGGTCTAA